A segment of the Salminus brasiliensis chromosome 1, fSalBra1.hap2, whole genome shotgun sequence genome:
ACCAAGAATGTTGTGCCAGCTGTTAAGTATGGCGGTGTAGGCGTCATGCTCGGGGCTGGATggagtggatggaataatgaagaagaaggaCTACTTTGACACAGTTGGGTggtccaacaggacagtgaccccaaagGTCACACACCAAAGGTGCACTGTATCTGTGGTGTGGTACTAGATAACTAACTGATTCTTATGGATGGTAGACTTTACATGGGCCATAGAAACTAGAATATGTCTCACTTTTTAATGTAGTGATACTATTTATGTAGCCTTCACTCTCCAGGCCATGTCTGTGTTTTactcactcttacactcttagAAAATTACAGGCAAAATTATCGACTGTTGGCGACAGTGGGGGAAGTAGCCAAAGTCTATGTTAGAATTGTTTCCTCTGagtattgtattatttatttatttatttatttattcatttttatctttttcagattttatgtttttttttatttagatcaATTATAAAATcatgtgtattttattttacatcacAGCAACAAAAACAGACAAGCCAAGTCTGGGTAGGGGTAAAACTGGCTAGTTTTTAATTTGAGCTAATGAGCCTCAAAGGCAATATAGGAGTTAAGGAGAGAATTTTGATATCTGTAAGAGTGAATGACCATATATTTGACTATTGTAACAGCAGGGAagaaaatactactactactaataatatttgATTAACATATAGTCGCTGTTggacaaaaaccctgtatctccatttttgcatttttgactttttgacataatgtaaatctggcagttattctgTACATCAGGTTTAAATGTCGCGCTAaatggagcaatagaaatgctccaaaatgacttggaataaaatatttttacactgaaatcCATTAAAAGGTGTAAGCTTTTTTCCTCCCTTTTGTGAAGTTACCATCTTGGAGATCTTGGAGAtcttggagatacaaggttttagtcCAACAGCGACAATAAGCTGGGACTGTTAAGAAGCTAAAAATAAAccgaataaaaataaaagtttgttatttaaaaatagagaGAAAGCTGATCCTGAGATCCACTACTGCGCTATCAGAGCTAGCCACAACATTGGCCTAGTAGTTAGCCTAGTTAGCTAGCTGCGTTCTTCCCAATGCATCCTCAGTAGCACAGCCTTTCCAAAGTACTTGTGTTTCATAGCAGCAATGTGTAAAAATACTATTACTTACTAATAGAAGCTCACTTGAATTTCATTGTTAGCCTGTATATTTTCTCCATCTTCAGTGAGTGAATGTgcaatacatggacaaaagtattgggacacctgctaattcattgttttttctgcaatcaaggggattaaaaacaAGTGTATCCTCCTTTTGTTGAGgttactgtctagggaaggctatTGGTggattgctgtgatgatttaattgcattcagtgacaagagtgaggttagtgaggtcgggatgttggatgatgatcactacttcaccttatccccaactccccaactctcaAACgtattggaaggagcaccatccatcactcaaTCCCCATCTCCAGCTCAATTCTGgtggtctttatacccctctagcccaggcctggtgttaggcagcatggtgtcaaaaggttcatgtgtatctgctccagagagtcctattctattggcagtacttcgcTATAGGAACTAGATGGGCAGTGtttgtgcgtgcatttgcacaacagtgtcagcaactggtgcaactcaaagcagctgaatgcattcattagaagaggtgtccacagacattgggacatttagtgtataatGTCTTTTCATGCCACGACTGTACGTTTAAAAGGGGTCTGTGGGGGCTGTTTGGACTTGTTAAAACTGTCAGACTCAGACAGGTGACTCTGGCTAGACATGAAGGCAACAATCCCGAATCTCCCCGGGGTCTTCTCATTAATCTCCAAAGCTTGAGTTCCTGTTATTCTAAACCACTGTTGTCCCAAACCCAAGAGCCCGGGGTTTTACAAAAGGAGGGGAGACAGGAGGCCATAGTGTGGGGGTCATCGTTTACCTGTCACTTCCTAAAGAGGGCATAAGTTATTTATATCGTCCAGTAAAATAGGACATGGCGGAGCTACATAAGGCCATCCGTCCGCGCCCCATTGTCCAGCTGCATTTTGGGAATCCCTCATTGTTCTACCAGCCTCCGCCCCGCTACAATCATGGTGAGTGGCCAACTGGCCAAGCCGACTTGATCCATGGGTCTGTTACCTTTCAGAGCTTAGGGTGGGAATGGGCAGCGGTGTAGGGTCAGGAATAAGACAGCAGGAGATTGAGGGAACTGATGGAAGATCACTAGATCATAAGCATCACTGGCTGAACTATGAAATACACTGATTGGTTATGGTAAACTTcatctttttttatacataatctCTGTTTTCTTTGATCTATAGTATTTGATTGATGATCACAGACAGTCATTTAGACGTGTTTCCCGGTGCTTAGAAAAGAACAGGAAACCAATTGTCTTATAATACCGGCCAATGGGAAGTTCTGAGTTCTGTCAAAGATTGATGACTGAGATACCAAAACAATTCGAATATGAGGATACAATATACTACAACATATATATTGAGGATTGACATATATATAGAGGacacaatattatataaaactggcagttgttctgtcaaactttcatgatgaatggaccaatagaaatgcttcataCAAAACTATGTAGCAGCAATgatcttttttatatataatcatatatactattaatattattttgtatGATAGCATGATATAACAAATGACTAAGAGATatgaaaacaattaaataataaacaatttgtgtatacatataataatatgtgtgtgtgtgtgtgtatctggcTGTTCTCctgtgaatggaccaatagaaacgctttATACAACACTGTGTGACAGATtatttaatgtataataatatagaattatttaatatataaataatacatatataatatatattgatatataccACTACATacgttacattacattaaaagaGTTAATTACATAATGGGGATGCAATAAACTTTAGTAATAGTAgtcatatatgtatttatatatatatatgcgccaTTACTTCATAGTGTTAATGTCCAGAAATGTGCAGATATGaaaaatattatacatttcACATAAATTTCCCTTTATAACCCCACCCTACTCTGAACAACATCTTCAAACTCTCATCTGCAGGCACCTAAAAAGGCAAAGAAGCGTTCAGCAGAGGGCGCCAACTCCAACGTCTTCTCCATGTTTGAGCAGGCCCAGATCCAGGAATTTAAAGAGGTCCGAATTTTCACACCTCCTTTTCCCTTTCATCCACCCATCCCCAGCCTCATATTTCTGTCTGTGCTATTGTCATTGTCTCTCTGTTAGCCTCTGGGTGGCATGTAGAGCATGCTCCTTTTGTGGCATGCTCTGGGGGGTGAATGGTGACACCCCGATAAACCTCCCAACCCTGTCAGCAGTGATTACACGTGGAACGGGACGACAGGATGTCTCGATCCGCCCCAGATCAGAGAGTACGAGGCAAACTCAGGGCAAAAATCTGACGTTTCTTTAAATGCCCTGTGAACGGCAGCTACTGTGATCTGATGAGTTTGCCTCTGTTCTGTGCTGGCAGGCTTTCACCATCATGGACCAGAACAGAGATGGCTTCATTGACAAAAACGACCTGAGGGACACTTTTGCAGCTCTAGGTTGGTTTAGACAAGTTTTTCATCAGGCCTTTCATGGAGGCCATTGGTTTATGCACATTTTAAAGTGTAGATCAGAGCTTTAATTTACCTTACTGTGACACTCTGTCGTTACCACCAACAGTAAATGTGATGTAATTTTTTAACCTAGAAAAGAACAGAGACCCCAGTGGAAAAACAACACTCACTAATATTGAGCTTTGAGCTATTCTCCCATTGGTAttgaatattatttacatttatggcatttagctgacgctcttatccagggcgactttacaaggttactcgtattacagaggtgggccaatgtagtgttaggagtcttgcccaaggactcttattggtgtagcgcagcacagccacccagactgggaaccGAACCCTCtatctcccacatggtgcaaTATCTCATTGGCAGATAGTggcgttatctgttgcgccacaccaaccaccatatgTATCATCGCTGCCgctaaattaattattttttttaatcaatcagtcaaaccttatttatatagcacttagACAAATAAAATTGAAATTCTAGGTGCTTCACAAGtgattttggagaaacaaggtGACGATATATAGGTAAATTATGTAGTTTACAAAAGAACAGTAAAATCCTGAAATACAAAATTAATGAAAtcgagaaaataaaaaaaaaatccttcacCATCATGTGTCAGTATTCACCTGTTACATAAAACAACATTAGCTACCTTTGCACAACTGAAGCTGATTTCCTAAAGCAACGTTATGACACATTTTTACGTTAAAATATCAGATTCAAAATCTGAaaagattaggaccaatcacagtcaggaggaTGTATCAGATCAAACAGAGCtttgattaggaccaatcacagtcaggaggaggtctcagaTAAAACTAAGCtttgattaggaccaatcacagtcaggaggaggCCTCAGATAAAACTGAGCtttgattaggaccaatcacagtcaggaggaggtctcagaTCAAACAGAGCtttgattaggaccaatcagagtcaggaggaggtctcagaTCAAACAGAGCtttgattaggaccaatcagagtcaggaggaggtctcagaTCAAACAGAGCtttgattaggaccaatcacagtcaggaggaggtctcagaTCAAACAGAGCtttgattaggaccaatcagagtcaggaggaggtcttAGATAAAACAGAGCtttgattaggaccaatcacagtcaggaagAGGTCTCAGATCAAACTGAGCtttgattaggaccaatcacagtcaggatgAGGTCTCAGATAAAACAGAGCTTTGATTAGGACCACAGTCAGGAGGAGGCCTCAGATAAAACCGAGCtttgattaggaccaatcacagtcaggaggaggtctcagaTCAAACAAAGCtttgattaggaccaatcacagtcaggaggaggtctcagaTCAAACAGAGCtttgattaggaccaatcacagtcaggaggaggtctcagaTCAAACAATGCTCTGATGTATTTTCTCATGATGTGCTGGAAGGTAATAGGAAGTCAGTAATTCTGCATTGTCTCGTTCTTTCTGGAATATCAGGACGCCTCAATGTAAAGCAGGAGGAGATCGACGACATGCTGAAAGAAGCTTCTGGGCCCATCAACTTCACTGTGTTCCTCACCATGTTTGGAGAGAAGCTTAAGGGTGAGAATCTGACAGATGGAGCTATTACAAAAAGGATGCCACtgagtggcgcaactgtctaattGTGTGATTACAACATTCCCAATTCTCGTAGTAGTTGTGACAGTCCATAGAAATCAATGTGTTGTTTATCAATTTTAAAAGAAAACTAAATGTGAGCTGGAAACCTTGGTTGACAACAACAATCATTTACAAAAattaccaaaagtattgggacacctgctcacccattgtttttttcctgaaatcaagagtattaaaaatgagcttgtcctgcttttgttggaataactgtctctgctgtcccgTACAAGGCTTTCTAGAGCATGGAGCATCACTGTGAGTACtagcgaggtcaggatattggatgatcaccacctcatttCATCCCCAACCCCTCAactgatcccaaaagtattggatggagcaacatCATTCTAAAGAATgacatacccctctagcccatgcctggtattaggcaacATGCAAAtagcttcagagagtcctattctattggctattgggtgcaacttaaagtagctgaatgcattcattagaaggggtgtccataaatatttggacattttgcATATATCAGCATTCAAAATCAATGCTATTGCATTGGTGGAAGTGGTGCTTCACATGAAGCATGTGCTAGCCTTCCCCCTCCTAGTGCTGGTGGCATTAGGAGACATGGGCCTAGTGGTGGGAAATGGCAGTGACTGACCTGGGAATGAATGTTTACCTGTAGGTGCTGATCCGGAGGAGACCATCCTCAACGCCTTCAAAGTCTTCGACCCGGAGGGGAAAGGCGTCCTGCGGAAGGAGTAGTAAGTTGTCATATGTGAATTTGAGACATTCTGCATGCTTCGGCCTCCGTTTTTCTTCCAGTGACTCATCTAACGAAAACTCTCCTTGCTCGTATCTCTAGTGTTACGGAGATGCTGACCACACAGGCTGACAGGTTCTCTAAAGAGGAGGTAAGAAAAGACCAGTGCACCAGATGAGATGCATGTTGAAGATCAGgcatgtataaagtactagagatccagacttgagtaaaagtcaaTCAGTCAGAAATCAGTCAGAAGTCtgaatatcagtgtttatattattgTAAATGCTGAGACTTAAGcactgtctcagttcctctggctgtagtagaaggacaggactgtagaagacagagttcatgaacacgagtcttcagttcactctctaaacaaactcgcccagaagagagagagagagagagctgagcagacctgactcAACCCGCCACATACAATCTGTACAActagtgaggagagcagctcaaacccctgagcttcactctctgtaaactcagcTACAGCTATTCGGTatttgaaggtggtgaagacggtggtgtttcttctggtggatcttcttcttccatctggagataaactcacagagctctagcgttagtgtcctcactgcagcagcggagtgagaggaagaacTGCTTGATCGCTtgttctgctcaatgttgaggcGGCTTCATTAAACCTGGTGACAGCGCCAACTAGTGCTCTGGCCTGGTGACAATGTGGGTTTGAAATTATTTGGACCATTTTGTTATAATTGTAAcaagcaaaggtgtcaaaagtattgacattcatgactcaggtagaagtgagtggagatacgagcgTTTAAAaggacttctatagaagctgaagaatcaactgaagctttttactccagtaaaagtgtaaaagtaccggtttcagaaccacttcaagtagaaaagtaaaagtaatggaaggaaaacaaaggccgaaagcttaggccgcactacaggggtctatagtgctctaccccccccccccccaaaaaaaaaaaacccatttctctaaaagccagaatgaggagaatgttaatattaattaatataattaatattaatatctgatattctaatgttctattaaaatgttgatgttaaaaatgttgggctgcacaaggctcctgtttcagctgcagatctgcccattgaaaatgaagcatttcagtaatatcagctctattaaaggagcgtctctgtgctctactgagcatcaacatgagcttcatggaggaaaatatgaggagtcgttgtctagaagttttgtgatgctgcagaaagtcagacttcagaggcgtgtgatcaataagctttattggaatgtaaatgtggggctcagtcgggacgtttcactgcagctctcttgagtctctgccacggacacagtcttcatactagactacagacgtctgctgtgagctcgctggagagtgacgggacgtgtgcaggtgcgatggagagcttataaaccaatagggagtcagaatggtgtgtgtttatacttctcatccaactacgatcagactcacactttcggGATGGAGAGATTTGTCTGGGTAGGTTTAAAATAGGAGTAATGAGGCTATTTTTAacatgtaaggagtagaaagttcagataactGCATGACAATgtaaggaaaaaggaaaaagtcggctgaaaaataaagaattactccagtaaaatcTAGATTTCTAAAAAGAaatctacttaagtaaggtaacaaagtatttgtacttcaatACTGGACACCTCTAGTAATGAGTAACGGTGcagaacataaaaaaaagtattaaactcatccaaaatatgtagtgaagtaacaGTGAAAGTAGGAGAAAAGAATAatactccagtagatacagatacagtacttTAGTGCTTAAATACAGTAGTGAAGAAGTTCTACTTCCTTACTGTACATCTCTGTTGAAGATGAGGGCATGCTGTTCCATTGCATGTGCCAATGTCCACGAATAAAGATGTTTTGGGAAGTTATTTGAGTTGCAGAGGTCCAACAGCATACAGCCTAAGTATGAGAGACGCAGCTAGAGTGGGAAAATGAAGGACCTCTCTTCAGTGTTTGGTCTATACCACACCACCAGTTTCAACACCAGTCATAACATGCCTCAGAGGAATCCCCAACACCAACTTAGGGGCCGTTCCATTACTGTAGTAGCTGAAGTAAAGTTGTTTCCATGAGCCCTCAGAGGCTCAAGTGTCCCGACCtgggctgatccaggcatattttaatggatcgggtatcagcTATTTTGAGCCAGTTCCAAAAattaccaaaagtattgggacacctgctcatgcattgtttttttcctgaaatcaagagtatcaAAAATGagcttgtcc
Coding sequences within it:
- the myl2a gene encoding myosin regulatory light chain 2a isoform X1 — protein: MFEQAQIQEFKEAFTIMDQNRDGFIDKNDLRDTFAALGRLNVKQEEIDDMLKEASGPINFTVFLTMFGEKLKGADPEETILNAFKVFDPEGKGVLRKEYVTEMLTTQADRFSKEEMEQMFTAFPPDVSGNLDYKNLVHIITHGEEKDQE
- the myl2a gene encoding myosin regulatory light chain 2a isoform X2, coding for MFEQAQIQEFKESVILHCLVLSGISGRLNVKQEEIDDMLKEASGPINFTVFLTMFGEKLKGADPEETILNAFKVFDPEGKGVLRKEYVTEMLTTQADRFSKEEMEQMFTAFPPDVSGNLDYKNLVHIITHGEEKDQE